In Planctomycetota bacterium, the DNA window CCGCTCCAGGGCCGACAAGCCCTGGTTGGCGGTGTCGAGCTGGGCCTTGATGTCGTCCATCGACGCGTTGATCCGCGTCAGTTCGTCGCGGATCTCCCACGCAATGCACCCCGAGCCGGGCAGCATCACCCCCGCCAGCAGCATCGCGGCCATCGCTCGGCCCGACCTCGTTGCGATCATCCTTCGTCTCCCTCGTCTGCGCTGCCCGCGTCGTCGCCGACCATGTCCGCGATGAGCAGCCGGGCGCGCTCGGCGTCCGCCGCCGCCACCAGCAGGCGGACATACCCGGGCGACTCCGCCCGAAATCCCGCGCTCGCGCCGCCGACCATCTCGCAGCGGATGCCCGCCTCGCGGAGCGTGTTTACGGCGAAGCTAGCCTGGATCTCGGTGCGAAAGTCGGCTAATGCGACCGGCTCGGGGTGTTCCGGATCGGATTGATCGGTGCTCATGAGTGCTACGGGCCTCTCTCGCGGCGTGTCTCGCGGCGTGATCCAGCTGGCGGCCTCCATCGAGGCGCCGTCGCGGGGCGGACGGTAGCTCGTGGGGCGTCGGCGGGAACAATCGGCCGGGGTGCGGACATCTCCTGTCATCCGGGATCGCGTGCGGCCGCGATGGGCCCTCGGGGCGGAGGCGACACTGGTCATGTGGCGATGGCTTCGGAATCCGTTCGGCAGGCGGCCCACCCGGCGGACGCTGCTGATTTCCGCGCTCATCGTGCAGGCCGTCGTGCTCGCCGTGGGCTGGTTCGGGACCTTCCGCATCGTGCAGCGGTCCTTCGCGGGCGTGATCAAGCAGACGATCCTGGACCAGAATCGCGACTTCGCGACGCGGATTGCCTCTTTGCTGCCCGAGACGATGGGCCACATCGAGTACGGCGGCGAGGACTGGGAGAAGCTCCAGCGGGTCATCGAGGACGGCACGCTCGCCAACCTCCCCGAGGGCGGCTTTGCCTGCCTCATCGAGCCGAACGGCCAGCTCCTGTGCCACCCGGAGATCCGCGAGAACCCCGGCCTACGCAACTTCAGCTTCGAGCGCAAGCGGCTCATTGCAGGCCTCGATCACGGAGCGCAGAGCCAGGCGATCACCGCTGCGGGCGATATGGACGAGCCGGCGGCGGGCATCGTCGAGTTCCTGGCCGGCGACTTCCACTACGTCGCGACCCAGCCGATCAACGAGACCGGGCTGCGGCTGCTGGTGCACCAGCCGGTGGACGAGGTCGTGCGCACCAGCCGCGAGGCGACCCGCTGGATCTGGCTGATCGCCGCCCCCGCCGCCGTCGGCGTGCTGTCGATCACGGGGCTTGGGCTGGTCTCGCTGCTCCGCCGCTACGAGGGCACGCAGGAGCGGCTCAATCGGCAGCTGCACGACAATCTGCTCGTCGCCCGGCGGATCCAGGAGGCCACGCTGCCGGCGACGCTGCCGAAGATCGACGGCTTCGACTTCGCCGGCCGGAGCACTCCCGCGGAGGAGACCGGCGGCGACACCTTCGACGTGTTTGCACTGCCGGACCGGGACGGCTCGCCGCGCGTCGCGATGCTGCTGGCCGACGCGACGGGGCACGGCATCGGGCCGGCGCTGGCCGTTACGCAGCTGCAGGCGATGTGCCGCGTGGCCTGGCCGCACGAGGGCGGCCCGCTGGCGATCGCCGGCATCCTGCACGAGAACCTGCGGGACCGGCTGCCCGACGGGCGATTCGTCACCGGCTGGTTCGGCGAGCTCGATGCCCAGCGGGGCTCGATCACGATGGTGAGCGCCGCGCAGGATCCCCAGCTGGTCTACCGCCGCGCGACGGGCGCCATCGAGCGGCTGCCGACCGACACCTTCCCGCTCGGTCTGGTCGATGCGCTAGACGCCGACGGGGAGCGGTGCGTGG includes these proteins:
- a CDS encoding DUF2007 domain-containing protein, coding for MSTDQSDPEHPEPVALADFRTEIQASFAVNTLREAGIRCEMVGGASAGFRAESPGYVRLLVAAADAERARLLIADMVGDDAGSADEGDEG
- a CDS encoding PP2C family protein-serine/threonine phosphatase — its product is MWRWLRNPFGRRPTRRTLLISALIVQAVVLAVGWFGTFRIVQRSFAGVIKQTILDQNRDFATRIASLLPETMGHIEYGGEDWEKLQRVIEDGTLANLPEGGFACLIEPNGQLLCHPEIRENPGLRNFSFERKRLIAGLDHGAQSQAITAAGDMDEPAAGIVEFLAGDFHYVATQPINETGLRLLVHQPVDEVVRTSREATRWIWLIAAPAAVGVLSITGLGLVSLLRRYEGTQERLNRQLHDNLLVARRIQEATLPATLPKIDGFDFAGRSTPAEETGGDTFDVFALPDRDGSPRVAMLLADATGHGIGPALAVTQLQAMCRVAWPHEGGPLAIAGILHENLRDRLPDGRFVTGWFGELDAQRGSITMVSAAQDPQLVYRRATGAIERLPTDTFPLGLVDALDADGERCVALEPGDVLLLVSDGISEAANERGEMFGIERLSQVLADTSERDAAAIVDAVDAAVRRFTNDAPADDDRTILVIRRSR